In Hyphomicrobiales bacterium, the following are encoded in one genomic region:
- a CDS encoding AsnC family transcriptional regulator produces the protein MPSDLDRTDLKILRLLQADGRIGNAELAARVNVSAATCHRRTQRLFAEGYVETVRAHVAPEKVGRAALVMVGVVLDRSTPESFAAFEEATRDLPFILDCHLVAGDFDYFLKIRVRDMADFNRLHGEQLIALPGVRQTRTFFVMKEVVDNAPLDF, from the coding sequence ATGCCCTCCGATCTCGACAGAACCGATCTGAAGATTCTCCGCCTGCTGCAGGCCGATGGCCGCATCGGCAATGCCGAGCTCGCCGCGCGGGTCAATGTCAGCGCCGCGACCTGCCATAGGCGCACCCAGCGGCTGTTTGCCGAAGGCTATGTCGAGACCGTGCGTGCCCATGTGGCGCCGGAAAAGGTCGGTCGCGCCGCGCTCGTCATGGTCGGCGTGGTGCTCGACCGCTCGACGCCGGAAAGCTTCGCCGCCTTCGAGGAGGCGACCCGCGACCTGCCCTTCATTCTCGATTGCCATCTGGTCGCCGGCGACTTCGACTATTTCCTGAAAATCCGCGTCCGCGACATGGCTGACTTCAACCGGCTGCATGGCGAACAGCTCATCGCGCTGCCCGGCGTGCGCCAGACCCGCACCTTCTTCGTCATGAAGGAAGTGGTCGACAACGCCCCGCTCGATTTTTGA
- a CDS encoding glucokinase, whose translation MSGSMTPAPEFSEPFCFPMLLADIGGTNLRLAVLEGPQAQPEFLPVRRCADYDGLESAVSDILTDSSRPKVQSAMLALAGPVDGVTFRITNSSWTIDPAALRRAFDLREVMVVNDFEADALALPGLAPEDLQVIGDGQPVPDTARLILGPGTGLGAAGLVRTCCGWCPVAGEAGHMSLGPIGEEELALWPHIEVPDGRLSVENVLSGSGVMRLYRAFASLNGVDPVLETPEAVTAAADAGDELASQTLTRFAIILGRIAGDLALVYLARGGVYLAGGVVGSLERWLTSGAFRAAFEAKGPHRAIMSRIPTQIVKHPFPGLVGMAAFARTPSAFALDCDRRRWRA comes from the coding sequence ATGAGTGGATCCATGACGCCAGCGCCCGAATTCTCCGAACCGTTCTGTTTTCCCATGCTTTTGGCGGATATCGGCGGCACGAATCTGCGGCTGGCGGTGCTCGAAGGGCCGCAGGCCCAGCCGGAATTCCTGCCGGTGCGGCGTTGCGCCGATTATGACGGGCTCGAATCGGCGGTCAGCGACATCCTGACTGATTCGTCCCGGCCGAAGGTGCAAAGCGCGATGCTGGCGCTCGCTGGCCCTGTTGACGGCGTCACTTTCCGCATCACCAACAGCAGCTGGACCATTGATCCTGCGGCTTTGCGACGCGCGTTCGACCTGCGCGAAGTGATGGTGGTGAACGACTTCGAGGCCGACGCGCTGGCGCTGCCGGGTCTCGCGCCCGAAGACCTGCAGGTGATCGGCGACGGCCAGCCGGTGCCTGACACGGCGCGGCTCATCCTCGGCCCCGGCACGGGCCTCGGCGCCGCCGGACTCGTGCGCACCTGCTGCGGCTGGTGTCCGGTTGCCGGCGAGGCCGGCCATATGAGCCTCGGCCCGATCGGTGAGGAAGAACTCGCGCTCTGGCCGCATATCGAGGTCCCGGACGGGCGGCTCAGCGTCGAGAACGTGCTGAGCGGCTCCGGCGTGATGCGGCTCTACCGCGCGTTCGCATCGCTCAACGGCGTCGATCCGGTTCTCGAAACGCCGGAAGCCGTGACCGCGGCCGCCGATGCCGGCGATGAACTCGCCTCGCAGACGCTGACGCGCTTTGCCATCATCCTTGGCCGCATCGCAGGCGATCTGGCGCTGGTCTATCTCGCCCGCGGCGGCGTCTACCTCGCCGGCGGTGTCGTCGGCAGCCTTGAGCGCTGGCTCACCAGCGGGGCTTTCCGCGCCGCCTTCGAGGCCAAGGGCCCGCATCGCGCGATCATGTCGCGGATCCCGACGCAGATCGTCAAGCATCCGTTCCCCGGTCTCGTCGGCATGGCCGCTTTCGCCCGCACGCCGAGTGCGTTTGCACTTGATTGCGACCGCCGTCGCTGGCGCGCTTGA
- the hrpB gene encoding ATP-dependent helicase HrpB, which produces MRPAPLPVDAAIPDLLAALDAQPSAVLVAPPGAGKTTRVPLALFEADWRGDERIIVLEPRRLAARAAARRMAETLGEKVGETVGYRVRMDARISVRTRIEVVTEGVFTRMILDDPELSGVAAVLFDEFHERSLDGDLGLALALDAQGALRPDLRLVVMSATVDGARVAGLLGDAPVIASEGKMYPVDTIYISRNSALRIEDDMTSAILRACREEAGSVLAFLPGRGEIERTAERLRDKVPATVSVHTLYGAMEGKDQDAAIRPAPGGSRKIVLATAIAETSLTIDGVTVVVDSGLARKPRYEPATGMTRLETMRVSRAAADQRRGRAGRTASGRCYRLWDEGQTAALAPYDRPEILEADLCNLVLDLAAWGVTDPAALTWLDPPPAPAWSEAVALLRDLEAIDVAGHLTDEGRALSRLPLHPRLAHMIHRASDKTLFEPGAVRTAARIAVTVSEHALGGTDTDLRERLRRLAREGGRASEARRLADRWAKLAGAGGGDGGTSDADAGRLLALAYPDRVAEARGAPGAYRLANGRGARLDPADPLAREKYLAVAEVQGSAQAGRILLAAPLDKSDIEELFADHIDAGTSAEFDAGSGSVRARRTRRFGRVVLDAAHDPLPDPDRVAEALLAGIAAKGLGCLPWTDDLTRLRARIGFLHRDAAGEGDNPWPDMSDTALAEGLAGWLGPFIAGKTALAQIKPGDLKSALDAMIPWDRKADLDRLAPPRVTVPTGRSIAVDYAAEAGPSVSVKVQELYGLAEHPTVGVHRIPLVLELLSPAQRPVQVTRDLPGFWRGSWADVRRDMRGRYPKHDWPEDPANAHPQRGAKPRKQ; this is translated from the coding sequence ATGCGCCCCGCTCCGCTGCCCGTCGATGCCGCTATTCCCGATCTTCTTGCAGCTCTCGACGCGCAACCATCCGCCGTTCTCGTCGCACCGCCGGGCGCCGGCAAGACCACCCGCGTTCCGCTCGCCCTGTTCGAAGCCGACTGGCGCGGCGACGAGCGCATCATCGTGCTCGAACCGCGCCGCCTTGCCGCCCGCGCCGCCGCCCGTCGTATGGCCGAAACGCTCGGTGAGAAGGTCGGCGAGACGGTCGGCTACCGGGTCCGGATGGATGCCCGCATCTCCGTCCGCACCCGCATCGAGGTGGTCACAGAGGGCGTCTTCACGCGCATGATCCTCGACGATCCGGAGCTGTCCGGCGTTGCCGCCGTGCTGTTCGACGAGTTCCACGAACGCAGCCTCGACGGCGATCTCGGCCTGGCGCTGGCGCTCGACGCGCAAGGGGCCTTGCGGCCCGATCTGCGGCTTGTGGTGATGTCGGCGACCGTCGACGGCGCGCGCGTTGCAGGCCTGCTCGGCGATGCTCCCGTCATTGCCAGTGAAGGCAAAATGTATCCGGTGGATACAATTTATATTTCCCGGAATTCTGCGCTCCGCATCGAAGACGACATGACCTCTGCGATCCTGCGCGCCTGCCGCGAAGAGGCCGGATCCGTGCTTGCCTTCCTGCCCGGACGCGGCGAAATCGAACGCACCGCCGAACGTCTGCGCGACAAGGTGCCGGCGACCGTCAGCGTGCATACGCTCTACGGCGCGATGGAGGGCAAGGATCAGGACGCGGCGATCCGGCCGGCGCCGGGAGGCAGCCGCAAGATCGTGCTTGCGACCGCGATCGCCGAGACGTCGCTCACCATTGATGGCGTCACGGTGGTTGTCGATTCAGGGCTCGCCCGCAAGCCGCGCTACGAACCGGCGACCGGCATGACGCGGCTGGAGACCATGCGCGTTTCCCGCGCCGCCGCCGACCAGCGTCGAGGCCGCGCCGGGCGTACCGCGTCGGGCCGCTGCTACCGGCTGTGGGACGAGGGCCAGACTGCGGCGCTCGCACCCTATGACCGGCCCGAAATCCTCGAAGCCGATCTGTGCAATCTCGTGCTCGATCTCGCTGCCTGGGGCGTGACCGACCCGGCCGCGCTCACCTGGCTCGACCCGCCGCCGGCACCGGCATGGAGCGAGGCTGTCGCGCTGCTGCGCGATCTCGAAGCGATCGACGTAGCGGGACACCTCACCGACGAGGGGCGGGCGCTTTCCCGTTTGCCGCTGCACCCGCGCCTCGCCCACATGATCCACCGCGCGAGCGATAAGACGCTGTTCGAACCCGGGGCGGTGCGCACCGCCGCCCGCATCGCCGTAACCGTGTCCGAACACGCGCTCGGCGGCACCGATACCGATCTGCGCGAACGGCTCCGCCGTCTTGCCCGCGAGGGAGGGCGCGCAAGCGAAGCGCGCCGCCTCGCTGACCGTTGGGCGAAACTCGCCGGCGCGGGTGGCGGCGACGGCGGAACTTCGGACGCCGATGCCGGCCGCCTGCTGGCGCTCGCCTATCCCGACCGGGTGGCCGAGGCCCGTGGCGCACCGGGCGCGTACCGCCTCGCCAACGGGCGCGGTGCCAGACTCGACCCTGCCGATCCGCTCGCCCGCGAAAAATACCTCGCCGTTGCCGAAGTGCAGGGCAGTGCTCAGGCGGGACGCATCCTGCTCGCCGCGCCGCTCGACAAGAGTGACATCGAGGAGCTGTTCGCCGACCATATCGACGCCGGCACGAGTGCGGAGTTCGATGCCGGTTCCGGCAGTGTGCGTGCGCGGCGAACGCGCCGCTTCGGCCGTGTCGTGCTCGACGCGGCGCACGATCCGTTGCCAGATCCCGATCGCGTCGCGGAAGCGCTGCTCGCGGGCATCGCAGCGAAGGGGCTCGGATGCCTGCCGTGGACCGACGATCTGACCCGCCTGCGCGCCCGCATCGGCTTCCTCCATCGCGACGCCGCCGGCGAGGGCGACAACCCCTGGCCGGACATGTCCGATACGGCGCTGGCCGAGGGTCTCGCCGGCTGGCTCGGCCCTTTCATCGCCGGCAAGACGGCGCTCGCACAGATCAAGCCCGGCGACCTGAAATCCGCGCTGGACGCGATGATCCCGTGGGACCGCAAGGCCGATCTCGACCGGCTCGCGCCGCCGCGTGTCACCGTGCCGACCGGGCGCAGCATCGCCGTCGATTATGCCGCCGAAGCCGGGCCCTCCGTTTCGGTCAAGGTGCAGGAGCTTTACGGCCTTGCCGAACACCCGACCGTAGGCGTCCACCGCATCCCGCTGGTACTTGAATTGCTGTCGCCGGCGCAGCGTCCGGTGCAGGTCACGCGCGATCTGCCGGGTTTCTGGCGGGGCTCCTGGGCCGACGTCCGTCGCGACATGCGCGGCCGCTATCCGAAACACGACTGGCCGGAAGATCCGGCGAACGCCCATCCGCAACGCGGGGCGAAGCCGCGCAAACAATGA
- a CDS encoding 1-aminocyclopropane-1-carboxylate deaminase, with protein MLEKFDRYPLMFGPTPIEKLPRLSAALGDKVEIYAKREDCNSGLAFGGNKVRKLEYIIPDAIASGADTLVSIGGVQSNHTRQVAAVAAKIGMKCRLVQESWVPFEDAVYDRVGNILMSRVMGAEIELVDEGFDIGIRESWEAALEDVKAKGGTPYPIPAGASVHKFGGLGFVGFAEEVRAQEAELGFKFDYVIVCTVTGSTHAGMLVGFAADGRANRVIGIDASGTPDQTRAQVMEIAQNTAELVELGRPISDDDLVLINDYAYPCYGVPSKETNEAIRLCARTEGMMTDPVYEGKSMQGLIDLVGKDYFPAGSKVLYAHLGGVPAINGYSYIYRNG; from the coding sequence ATGCTGGAAAAATTCGACCGCTACCCGCTCATGTTCGGGCCGACCCCGATCGAGAAACTCCCCCGCCTTTCCGCCGCGCTCGGCGACAAGGTCGAGATCTACGCCAAGCGCGAGGACTGCAATTCCGGTCTCGCTTTCGGCGGCAACAAGGTGCGCAAGCTCGAATATATCATCCCCGACGCCATCGCGTCCGGCGCCGACACACTCGTCTCCATCGGCGGTGTGCAATCGAACCACACACGGCAGGTGGCCGCCGTCGCCGCCAAGATCGGCATGAAGTGCCGGCTGGTACAGGAAAGCTGGGTGCCATTCGAGGACGCCGTCTACGACCGGGTCGGCAACATCCTGATGAGCCGGGTGATGGGCGCGGAGATCGAACTCGTCGACGAGGGCTTCGACATCGGTATTCGCGAGAGCTGGGAAGCGGCGCTCGAGGACGTGAAAGCCAAGGGCGGCACGCCCTACCCGATCCCGGCCGGAGCCTCGGTGCACAAGTTCGGCGGGCTCGGCTTCGTCGGCTTTGCCGAGGAAGTGCGCGCGCAGGAGGCCGAACTCGGCTTCAAGTTCGACTATGTCATCGTCTGCACGGTCACCGGCTCGACCCACGCCGGTATGCTGGTCGGCTTCGCCGCCGACGGCCGCGCGAACAGGGTGATCGGCATCGACGCGTCCGGCACGCCCGACCAGACCCGCGCGCAGGTGATGGAGATCGCGCAGAACACAGCTGAACTGGTTGAACTAGGGCGGCCGATCAGCGACGATGACCTCGTCCTGATCAACGACTATGCCTATCCCTGTTACGGGGTGCCGTCGAAAGAGACCAACGAGGCGATCCGGCTTTGCGCCCGCACCGAAGGCATGATGACCGATCCGGTCTATGAGGGGAAATCGATGCAGGGGCTGATCGATCTGGTCGGCAAGGACTACTTCCCGGCCGGCTCGAAGGTCCTCTACGCCCATCTCGGCGGCGTGCCGGCGATCAACGGCTACAGCTACATCTATCGCAACGGCTGA
- a CDS encoding uracil phosphoribosyltransferase, whose translation MSDVTVVDHPLVQHKLTLMRDKSTSTAGFRRLLREISLLLCYEITRPLDLEEIEIETPLAKMKAPVLSGKKLVFASILRAGNGLLEGMLDLVPSARVAHVGLYRDHETLEPVEYYFKAPEDLGDRLVIVVDPMLATANSAVAAIDKLKERGASHIRFLCLLAAPEGIEHFTKAHPDVPVVTAAIDDHLNEKGYIVPGLGDAGDRMYGTK comes from the coding sequence ATGTCGGACGTGACCGTCGTCGACCATCCGCTGGTACAGCACAAACTCACCCTCATGCGCGACAAGTCCACGTCGACCGCCGGTTTCCGTCGCCTGCTGCGCGAGATATCGTTGCTTCTGTGCTACGAGATCACCCGCCCGCTCGATCTGGAAGAGATCGAAATCGAGACCCCGCTGGCGAAGATGAAGGCGCCGGTCCTGTCCGGCAAGAAGCTCGTCTTCGCTTCGATCCTGCGCGCCGGCAACGGCCTGCTCGAAGGCATGCTCGATCTGGTGCCGTCGGCCCGCGTTGCTCATGTCGGGCTCTACCGCGATCACGAAACGCTGGAGCCGGTCGAGTATTACTTCAAGGCGCCGGAGGACCTCGGCGACCGGCTGGTGATTGTTGTCGACCCGATGCTGGCAACCGCCAATTCCGCCGTTGCGGCCATCGACAAGCTGAAGGAGCGCGGCGCCTCGCATATCCGTTTCCTCTGCCTTCTGGCCGCCCCCGAAGGCATCGAGCACTTTACAAAGGCGCATCCGGATGTGCCGGTCGTTACCGCGGCGATTGACGATCACCTCAACGAGAAGGGCTATATCGTGCCCGGTCTCGGCGATGCCGGCGACCGCATGTACGGCACCAAATAG
- the deoA gene encoding thymidine phosphorylase, with product MLPQEIIRRKREGEVLSAEEISFLIEGLTAGAVSEGQAAAFAMAVFFRGLTTEERVALTLAMRDSGTVLDWSDLPGPALDKHSTGGVGDNVSLMLAPALAACGAYVPMISGRGLGHTGGTLDKLDSIPGYVSQPDLALFRSALMEAGCAIIGQTVDLAPADRRLYAIRDVTATVESIDLITASILSKKLAAGLDALVLDVKAGSGAFMASVDDARDLAKSLVAVANGAGLKTTALLTDMNEPLASGAGNALEIVNAIDFLTGKMADLRLWQVTVALGGELLATAGLAEDAAAGERRIADAFTSGAAAERFAKMVVALGGPVDLIERPQAYLAAAPVVRAIHPERSGFVSSIDTRAVGVAVVELGGGRTRPQDAVDHRVGFTVLAGLGAAVGPDAPLAVVHAANDSDADRAAKRLRAAYISVSEKMAPGGAIIERIGT from the coding sequence ATGCTGCCGCAGGAAATCATCCGCAGGAAACGCGAAGGCGAGGTGCTGAGCGCCGAGGAAATCAGCTTTCTCATCGAAGGCCTCACCGCCGGCGCCGTCAGCGAGGGACAGGCGGCGGCCTTTGCGATGGCGGTGTTCTTTCGCGGACTGACCACGGAGGAGCGCGTCGCGCTGACGCTCGCCATGCGCGACTCGGGAACCGTGCTCGACTGGTCGGATCTGCCCGGCCCGGCGCTCGACAAGCATTCGACCGGCGGCGTCGGCGACAATGTCTCGCTGATGCTCGCGCCGGCACTTGCTGCCTGCGGTGCCTATGTGCCGATGATCTCCGGGCGCGGCCTTGGCCACACCGGCGGCACGCTCGACAAGCTCGATTCCATTCCCGGCTATGTCAGCCAGCCCGACCTCGCGCTGTTCCGCTCCGCACTCATGGAGGCCGGCTGCGCGATCATCGGCCAGACGGTGGATCTCGCTCCTGCCGACCGCCGGCTCTACGCCATCCGCGACGTGACGGCGACGGTCGAATCGATCGACCTCATCACCGCCTCGATCCTGTCGAAGAAGCTCGCCGCAGGGCTGGATGCTCTGGTGCTCGACGTCAAGGCGGGCTCCGGCGCCTTCATGGCGAGCGTCGACGACGCCCGCGATCTGGCGAAAAGCCTCGTCGCGGTGGCCAATGGCGCGGGATTGAAGACGACCGCGCTGTTGACCGACATGAACGAGCCGCTCGCGTCGGGTGCTGGCAACGCGCTCGAAATCGTCAACGCGATCGACTTCCTCACCGGCAAAATGGCCGATCTTCGCTTGTGGCAGGTGACGGTGGCGCTCGGCGGCGAGCTGCTGGCGACCGCGGGTCTTGCCGAAGACGCCGCCGCGGGCGAACGCCGTATTGCCGATGCCTTCACCTCTGGCGCGGCGGCTGAACGTTTCGCGAAGATGGTCGTGGCGCTTGGCGGGCCCGTCGATCTCATCGAGCGCCCGCAGGCATATCTCGCTGCAGCGCCTGTGGTGCGCGCCATCCACCCCGAGCGAAGCGGCTTCGTATCGTCGATCGACACCCGCGCCGTCGGCGTGGCCGTGGTCGAACTCGGCGGCGGTCGAACCCGCCCGCAGGATGCCGTCGACCACCGTGTCGGCTTCACGGTGCTCGCCGGGCTCGGCGCGGCCGTTGGCCCCGATGCACCGCTTGCTGTCGTTCATGCCGCGAATGACAGCGATGCCGATCGCGCTGCAAAACGACTGCGTGCAGCATACATAAGTGTCAGCGAGAAAATGGCGCCTGGCGGCGCCATCATTGAGCGCATCGGCACCTGA
- a CDS encoding phosphopentomutase, which produces MARAFILVLDSFGIGAAGDADRFGDVGADTFGHIAEACARGDGDCDGLRSGPLVIPNLIGHGLAAAALAARGEGVKGIPANGAPQGLWGFAAETSRGKDTPSGHWEMAGVPVLFDWGYFPHEIPCFPASLTEALISRGDLSGILGNCHASGTEIIKELGEEHIRTGKPICYTSADSVFQIAAHEDHFGLERLMALCKIARELVDPLNIGRVIARPFVGEDAESFVRTANRRDFSVPPPAPTLLDVAKDAGRSVIAVGKIADIFAHQGITRTVKAAGNDALFDATLDAVADAPDGALVFVNFVDFDMLYGHRRDVAGYAAALEAFDRRMPELEAALRDDDLVVMTADHGCDPTWPGSDHTREYVPVLAFGRMLGAGDIGARKTFADIGASVAGWLKLPSLSHGTSFL; this is translated from the coding sequence ATGGCGCGAGCCTTCATACTGGTACTCGATTCCTTCGGCATCGGCGCGGCCGGTGACGCCGATCGCTTCGGCGACGTCGGCGCCGACACCTTCGGCCATATCGCCGAAGCCTGTGCCCGTGGCGATGGCGACTGCGATGGCCTGCGCTCAGGCCCCCTCGTCATCCCCAACCTGATCGGCCACGGCCTTGCCGCCGCCGCTCTTGCCGCCCGCGGCGAGGGCGTCAAGGGCATCCCCGCAAACGGCGCGCCGCAGGGCCTGTGGGGTTTTGCGGCGGAAACCTCGCGCGGCAAGGACACGCCGTCCGGCCATTGGGAAATGGCCGGCGTCCCCGTCCTTTTCGACTGGGGCTATTTCCCGCACGAAATCCCCTGTTTCCCCGCGTCGCTGACCGAGGCGCTGATTTCCCGTGGCGATCTGTCGGGCATTCTCGGCAATTGCCACGCGTCCGGCACCGAGATCATCAAGGAACTCGGCGAGGAGCACATCCGCACCGGCAAACCGATCTGCTACACCTCGGCCGACTCCGTGTTCCAGATCGCGGCCCATGAAGACCACTTCGGGCTCGAACGTCTCATGGCGCTGTGCAAGATCGCCCGCGAACTGGTCGATCCGCTAAACATCGGCCGGGTGATCGCGCGGCCCTTCGTCGGCGAGGACGCGGAAAGCTTCGTGCGCACCGCGAACCGCCGTGATTTTTCGGTGCCACCGCCGGCGCCGACCCTGCTCGATGTTGCCAAGGATGCGGGGCGGTCCGTCATCGCCGTTGGCAAGATTGCCGACATCTTCGCCCACCAGGGCATTACCCGCACGGTCAAGGCAGCCGGCAACGACGCGCTGTTTGACGCCACGCTGGATGCCGTTGCCGACGCGCCCGACGGTGCCCTCGTCTTCGTCAACTTCGTCGACTTCGACATGCTCTACGGCCACCGCCGCGATGTCGCGGGCTACGCTGCGGCGCTTGAGGCCTTCGACCGGCGCATGCCGGAGCTTGAGGCGGCGCTGCGCGACGACGACCTCGTCGTCATGACCGCCGACCACGGCTGCGACCCGACCTGGCCGGGCTCCGATCACACCCGCGAATACGTGCCGGTGCTTGCTTTCGGCCGCATGCTCGGCGCCGGCGATATCGGTGCCCGCAAGACCTTCGCCGATATCGGCGCCTCGGTCGCCGGCTGGCTGAAGCTCCCCAGCCTTTCCCACGGCACCAGTTTTCTGTGA
- a CDS encoding TIGR02281 family clan AA aspartic protease — MTEMMRLVMLAVGLCAAALLFPQHVESVIAMVAGQNQAGESPAEQSAPQPTRSAGPLVNAPRAVGGTVILTAASNGHFYTEAMINGRPLKVVVDTGATSVAIPYEDARRLGIMLSPSDFTVPVHTANGEGRAASVSLREVRVGSIRVSNVQAMVLRKGQLGITLLGMSFLGRLSQASISSGELMMRP, encoded by the coding sequence ATGACGGAAATGATGCGTCTCGTGATGCTGGCGGTCGGCCTGTGTGCCGCTGCCCTGCTCTTCCCCCAGCATGTGGAAAGCGTGATTGCCATGGTGGCCGGCCAGAACCAGGCCGGGGAATCGCCGGCCGAACAGTCCGCGCCGCAGCCGACGCGTTCGGCGGGGCCGCTGGTCAACGCGCCGCGCGCGGTCGGCGGCACCGTGATCCTGACGGCGGCATCGAACGGACATTTCTACACCGAGGCGATGATCAACGGGCGGCCGCTCAAGGTCGTCGTCGATACCGGCGCGACATCCGTCGCCATTCCGTATGAAGACGCGCGGCGCCTCGGCATCATGCTGTCGCCGTCGGACTTCACGGTTCCGGTGCACACCGCAAACGGCGAGGGCCGCGCCGCATCTGTCAGCTTGCGCGAAGTCCGCGTCGGCTCGATCCGGGTCAGCAATGTGCAGGCGATGGTGCTGCGCAAGGGGCAGCTCGGCATCACGCTGCTTGGCATGTCGTTCCTCGGGCGCCTGTCGCAGGCCTCGATCTCGTCGGGCGAGCTGATGATGCGGCCGTAA
- a CDS encoding excinuclease ABC subunit C produces the protein MTFFVYMISNRPKGTLYIGVTNDLAPRIWEHREGIHEGFSRRYALDRLVYYEGFPSVADAIHREKRLKAWNRAWKVELIEKSNPEWEDLYPLLNR, from the coding sequence ATGACTTTCTTCGTCTACATGATCAGCAATCGGCCGAAAGGGACTCTGTATATCGGGGTTACCAACGATCTTGCACCGCGGATATGGGAACACCGCGAAGGGATCCATGAAGGTTTTTCCAGACGCTACGCTCTTGACCGCTTGGTGTATTATGAGGGCTTCCCGTCGGTCGCTGACGCGATCCATCGTGAAAAGCGTCTCAAGGCGTGGAACCGGGCTTGGAAAGTCGAACTCATTGAGAAAAGTAATCCTGAGTGGGAAGACCTCTATCCCTTGCTTAATCGCTAG
- a CDS encoding phosphomannomutase/phosphoglucomutase, whose protein sequence is MLPTPKPALKPNTYEFESTPLVKPTGFREYDARWWFGNPGAAKDPELNLMGVTALGMGLGTLIKEMGVKPEIVTGHDYRSYSSSIKMALVSGMMAAGCKVYDIGLALSPMAYFAQFELDVPAVAMVTASHNDNGWTGVKMGANRPLTFGPDEMTRLKEIVLSGAFAKGDGGGYEYVENFAERYFADLTGRAKLSRPIKIVAACGNGTAGAFAPQILKALGAEVIELDCELDYSFPRYNPNPEDMEMLHALRDKVMETGAEVGLGFDGDGDRCGVVDNEGEEIFADKVGVMLARDLAAIYPNSQFVVDVKSTGLFMTDPVLNERGAKTDYWKTGHSYIKRRVNELNALVGFEKSGHYFFNAPIGRGYDDGLVSAIAILDMLDRNPGKSMADLRRALPKTWGSPTMSPHCDDETKYGIVDKVVQRFTDMKAAGETIIGQKIIDLVTVNGVRVVAEDGTWGLVRASSNKPELVVVVESPTSEENMHAMFKAVDAVLRENPEVGEYNQTI, encoded by the coding sequence ATGTTGCCGACACCGAAACCGGCTCTCAAGCCGAACACCTACGAGTTCGAATCCACTCCTCTCGTCAAGCCGACCGGCTTTCGCGAATACGACGCGCGCTGGTGGTTCGGCAATCCGGGGGCCGCGAAGGACCCTGAGCTCAACCTGATGGGCGTAACCGCGCTCGGCATGGGGCTCGGCACGCTGATCAAGGAAATGGGCGTCAAGCCGGAGATCGTCACCGGCCACGACTACCGGTCCTATTCCTCGTCGATCAAGATGGCACTGGTGTCTGGCATGATGGCAGCCGGCTGCAAGGTCTACGACATCGGCCTGGCGCTTTCGCCGATGGCCTATTTCGCCCAGTTCGAGCTCGATGTGCCGGCGGTCGCCATGGTCACGGCCTCGCACAACGACAATGGCTGGACCGGCGTGAAGATGGGCGCCAACCGCCCCCTCACCTTCGGTCCCGACGAGATGACCCGGCTGAAGGAAATCGTGCTGTCGGGCGCGTTCGCCAAGGGCGACGGCGGCGGCTACGAATATGTCGAGAATTTCGCCGAGCGCTACTTCGCCGACCTGACGGGCCGGGCGAAGCTGTCGCGACCGATCAAGATCGTGGCTGCCTGCGGCAACGGCACGGCAGGCGCCTTCGCGCCGCAGATCCTGAAAGCGCTCGGCGCCGAGGTGATCGAACTCGACTGCGAGCTCGACTACTCCTTCCCGCGTTACAATCCGAACCCGGAAGACATGGAGATGCTGCACGCGCTCCGCGACAAGGTGATGGAAACTGGCGCGGAAGTCGGCCTCGGCTTTGACGGCGACGGCGACCGCTGCGGCGTTGTCGACAATGAGGGCGAGGAGATCTTCGCCGACAAGGTCGGCGTCATGCTGGCGCGAGATCTCGCCGCGATCTATCCGAACTCCCAGTTCGTCGTCGACGTGAAATCGACCGGCCTGTTCATGACCGATCCAGTGCTGAACGAGCGCGGCGCCAAGACCGACTACTGGAAGACCGGCCACTCCTACATCAAGCGGCGGGTCAACGAACTGAACGCGCTCGTCGGTTTCGAGAAGTCGGGCCACTATTTCTTCAACGCGCCGATCGGACGCGGCTACGACGACGGCCTCGTCTCGGCGATCGCCATTCTCGACATGCTCGACCGCAACCCGGGCAAGTCGATGGCCGATCTGCGCCGCGCGCTGCCGAAGACCTGGGGCTCGCCGACCATGTCGCCGCATTGCGACGACGAGACCAAATACGGCATCGTCGACAAGGTGGTGCAGCGCTTCACCGACATGAAGGCCGCCGGCGAGACGATCATCGGGCAGAAGATCATCGACCTCGTCACGGTCAACGGCGTGCGCGTCGTCGCCGAGGACGGCACCTGGGGCCTGGTGCGCGCCTCCTCGAACAAGCCGGAGCTGGTCGTCGTCGTCGAAAGCCCGACCTCGGAAGAGAACATGCACGCCATGTTCAAGGCCGTCGACGCGGTGCTGCGCGAGAACCCGGAAGTCGGCGAATACAACCAGACGATCTGA